agaatTGTAAAAAAGATGTACTTATGTATTTTTTCACATGCCCGTCCCTCTCGCAGAAAGGCTCCTGGATCCACcgttgtaattttttttttgtctgagCCTGTAgtgaaaattttaagaaattcttTTGTACATTTAAGTaagttatatatgtatatgttgcAAATTTCAAGTAATGTACAAAGAAGCTacacagaaataaaattaacaaaaatcgcATCTTTTCCCCCATAATAATGAGTCACGCTTGATCGTTTGTAGCCCACACCTACATTAACTGATTTCGACGTATTACCCAAATTATAGTATATTATAACtttctataaataattgaaacagaTTTGATCCAAATCTCATGACcattcaaatattggaacaTGATCGTAATTCTACAACGGAGTCTGAAACACAAGTATTTAAAGTTGATAAAGTGATCAAGCACATTGGCTACTCAACGTTTAACTATAACAACGATATCGCATTGGTCAAATTGAAAGGTATTATTCGATTTGAAGGAAAAATGAGGCCTGTTTGTCTTCCAGAACGAGGTAAAATTTATAGTTTTAAGAACATATTTCTTATAAtctttgaacagcggagcctgatttaatcgtgacccaaacgtacaaatgtatatatatactaacttaaaattgaatgtattatttttaaatgaaagagttatacaatattgaaataatagtttttaaaggaatagtgtaaaatttagagaatgaaaataatatgaaatacaaaattacattaaaattggggctctcttcatgatccgccgtccgaggtttaatgaaattcaaagaaataaGTAATTCTATTACATTTCGTTGCAACAAAtacttaaaaattcattttacagCGAAAACCTTCGCTGGTACGGATGGTATAGTAACAGGATGGGGTGCAATTGAGGAATCTGGTCCTATATCGCAAACTTTACAAGAAGTCGTAGTTCCAATTCTCACAAACACTGAGTGTCGTGCAACCAAATACCCAGCACGAAGAATAACAGATAATATGCTTTGTGCTGGTTATAAAGAGGGACAAAAAGATTCGTGTCAGGTAATTAAATACACATCATTTTCATTGCACTTATCATTATTaacacatttttctttatttaacatttattggatttattataatattgtaacaataatgttttcttcttttaccaCATACACTCACGTACATTGTTTTGTATAAATTCTTATTTTGGAATGTAAAGCGAAGTATTATTCAAATGTGTATCTACGTAGGGAGACAGTGGCGGCCCTCTACATGTTGTCATCAACAACATACATAGCATAGTTGGTAAGATTTATATTGTATTACCTGATTATAAACAATACTTTACTGATACATAAAATAACAATCAATCAATCCATAGGAGTTGTATCGTGGGGCGAAGGATGCGCGAAACCCGGCTACCCTGGTGTTTACAGCAGAGTGAATCGTTACATCACGTGGATAGAACAGAACACTGAGGACGCGTGTTATTGTTAATTAGATTTAAATGAGAATGACAAATCATTTTAAAACAGAGCTCGGCAAGATTTGCACttttcagccgattttcagCTGGCTCCGCCTACCGCTATTCTCCTTGTCGCGACGTTCAACGCGCAGCCTACGAACCGTTCGACGCTCAGGAGCGTATTACTCGTAAACATATGCTGGCAAACCACTTAAAAAAAAACGCATCGACAATAGTGAGCTCGCGGGTGAGGTGGAAAGCTATTACCAGCATACgtttacgagtgatacgctcctgagcCTCGAACGGTTCGTAGGCTGCGCGTtgaacgtcgcggcaaggggAATAGCGGTAGGCGAAGCTAGctgaaaatcggctgaaaaGTGCAAATCTTGCCGAGCTCTGtattaaaagattaaaataCTCGATGACCAAGACATTGTATTTTGTACACTACCGAGCACGGTAGgcttttataagaaaaatgacGATATGGAGGTAAATAAAACACTAGCACCAGGTAAATAAAACACTTGTCCGGGGCCTTGCGCTTAAATACTTCACATGTAGCAAAACTTAATAGAATGAAGTATCActattcgaatttttatttacaattgaaaTGCGAAATGTTATGAACATACAGTTTTTTGAAACATAGGGATTTTGTAAATGACAGAATTTCTATAATTATACGGTAATAGTTTATTTGTTAGCTAAGAATTTTCATGTTTAAAAACTAGTTCACTCTATACTAAATTTAtcatcaaattttataataaatgacaaatataaaatgcgtatattatattatagttTTATTATTAAGAATAACTTTTGGAAATATCTGTTTCTAATTAAATGTTTTCAATGATGTCGACCTTTTGTCGCTCTGTAATCTCTAAAGATAGTTTCAGTACCATCATTTAATACAGAGATATCCAAGAAAGCTCTTAATTTCCTCTACTCCATACATTTTCCCCTGAAATGGACTGTGACAGACGAAGATAGACTATGCCATACTTTGTCTATTACCAACTATTTGCGGA
This Osmia lignaria lignaria isolate PbOS001 chromosome 9, iyOsmLign1, whole genome shotgun sequence DNA region includes the following protein-coding sequences:
- the LOC117611012 gene encoding trypsin-1, which translates into the protein MCIRSVLCVVIVITTTCFVNCGELISGVDVVNLNSTKNDVPNNTQNGANSTAITDDKNFWEWLTGFISAGNPVTTTEPPTPVKPHSCLPCKCGLANTQRRIVGGVETQVNQYPWMALMTFRGRFYCGASVISSRYVLTAAHCVDRFDPNLMTIQILEHDRNSTTESETQVFKVDKVIKHIGYSTFNYNNDIALVKLKGIIRFEGKMRPVCLPERAKTFAGTDGIVTGWGAIEESGPISQTLQEVVVPILTNTECRATKYPARRITDNMLCAGYKEGQKDSCQGDSGGPLHVVINNIHSIVGVVSWGEGCAKPGYPGVYSRVNRYITWIEQNTEDACYC